The genome window ACGAGCCGCATGCCGTTCAGGCCGGGCAGCCAGGCGGGGCGCGCGCCGGCCTGCGGACTGCCGGAGCGGGTCTGGGGGCGTGCCATGAGGCATCAACTCCAAGGAGGTGGATACGGGAGGCATCGGCAATAGTGCTGCCGATGGCTTGAAGTCGCCTTGAATCATGTGGCGTTGCGCACTCCGGATGAGCGCCCGCTGAAGACCGCGTGTCCCGGCCCCCGGTGAACAGGGCCCGTTCGATGAGTCTCCGAGAGGCCGATACGTGGCCGGGGCATACGTGGCCGGGGCTGCGGCGGAAGGCCCCCGCCGATCGGCTTTCGGGTGGTGGTTCTCAGGCGGTGCGGGGCAGCAGCACCACGCGGCCCTGGTGGGCCCGGGACTCGATGATCTCGTGGCCCTTGGCCGCCTCGACGAGCGGAAGACGGGCGTGTACGGCGGCCTTGAGGCGGCCCGACATCAGATGGTCCGTCAGCTCGGCGAGGCCGTCGGAGTACTGCTGCGGGTGCAGGCGCTGCCAGGCCGAGAGGGAGAAGCCGGTCACGAACTTCAGGCCGATCAGGTCCAGCACCGGCACCTTCGGCACCTCCGTGCCGCCGCCTGCGGAGCCGTAGAAGACGAGCCGCCCGCCGGGCGCGAGCAGGCCGATCCCCGCGAGCAGGACGTCACCGCCGACGCTGTCCAGGATCAGGTCGACGCCCCGCCCGCCGGCGGCGGTCGCGACCTCCTCGGTCCACCCGGGGCGGGTGTAGTCGACCACCGCGTCGGCGCCGAGGGAACGGGCGAAGTCCAGTTTGGCCGGGGAGCTCGCGGTCGCGATCACCCGGCCCGCGCCCGCCAACTTGGCCAGCTGCACGGACAGATGACCGATTCCGCCTGCGGCCGCGTGCACCAGGACGGTCTCCCCCGCCCCCAGCCGCCCGGTCGCGAGCGTGCCCACCGCGATGGGCCCCGCGCCCGGCAGCACCGTCGCCGCCGCGGCGTCGAGCCCTTCGGGCACTGGCACCAGGGTCGCGGCGTCGGCCACCGCGTACTCGGCGTACGCGCCCTGCATCAGAAAAGCGCCGACCCGGTCGCCGGCCTTGACGTGCTCGACCTGCGGACCCACGGCCTCGACCCTGCCGACCACGTCGCCGCCCAGGACCACCGGGAGCGTCGGCTTCCACATCGGTGCGGGGAAACAGTCGCGGCGCATCTGGGTCTGGGCGAAGCCCACGCTGACGGCCTCGGCGGCGATCAGCACCTGTCCCGGACCGGGCTCGGGGACGTCGGCGTGGGTCACCTGCAGGACGTCGGGTGCGCCGTAGCGGGCGATCGGGACGGCACGCATGTGCTTGCTCCTCACGAGGGGACGGGTCACCCGGTTCACCAGGGAATGTGGCTGGTCTCGGACTGGAAGGTGGCGGTGGGCCCGTCGTCGCCGAGGACGGCGAGGCGGGTGACGGTCACGGCGGCCTCCTCGGCGGTCCCGACGCCCTGGTGTCCGTTGAGGTCCGTGGCGACGTAGCCGGGCTCGGCGGCGTTGACCTTGATGCCGTCGGTCTTCAGCGCCTGGGCGTACATGAGAGTGAGGGCGTTGAGGGCGGCCTTCGACGAGTTGTATGCCAGCATCTGGAAGGGCGCGAGACGCTCGGGCTCGGCCGAGTTGACGCCGAGGGAACCGAGGCTGCTGGAGATGTTGACGATCCTGGCCCGGCCGGAGAGGCGCAGCAGCGGGACCATGGCGGAGGTGACGGCGACGGCGCCGAAGACGTTGGTCTCGTAGGTGTCGCGCAGCAGGGCGACCGTGACCTCGACGACCGGTATGCCGTGGTCGAGCAGGACGCCCGCATTGTTGACGAGGATGTCGAGTTTGCCGAAGGTCTGCCGGATCCGGTCGGCGGCGGCCTTCACGCTGTCCTGGTCGGTGACGTCGAGGCGGAGGGCGTGGGCGTCGATGCCCTCGGCGCCGAGGGCGGCCGCCGCGGTGGCGCCGCGTTCCCGGTCGCGGGCCCCCACCAGCACGGTCGCGCCGAGCGAGCCGAGCTTGCGGGCGGTCTGGAAGCCGATGCCCTTGTTGGCGCCCGTGACCAGGGCGACGGTGCCCGGGGGCAGGGTCTTGAGGTCGTCGTTGCTCGTCAACTGGCTCATCAACGGGTCCTGTTCTACGGGACTTGTGTGGGGTCAGCCGGCGCGCACGCCGGTGAGCGCTTCGCCGGGGCGGCCCAGGTAGGTGACGTCGTGCCGGGCGACGAGCGCCTCGATCGCCGCCCGGTCGGGGGGCGTGCCCCGGCCGAGCAGCTCGGCGAGGCCCTCGAACATGGCCTCGGTGCCGCCCGGGGTGGAGATGCAGAGCATCCGGCTCGGGCCGTCGCTGATGTTGCGGAAGCCGTGGCCGATGCCGCGCGGGCCGTAGAGCAGGGTGCCGGG of Streptomyces cynarae contains these proteins:
- a CDS encoding quinone oxidoreductase family protein, producing MRAVPIARYGAPDVLQVTHADVPEPGPGQVLIAAEAVSVGFAQTQMRRDCFPAPMWKPTLPVVLGGDVVGRVEAVGPQVEHVKAGDRVGAFLMQGAYAEYAVADAATLVPVPEGLDAAAATVLPGAGPIAVGTLATGRLGAGETVLVHAAAGGIGHLSVQLAKLAGAGRVIATASSPAKLDFARSLGADAVVDYTRPGWTEEVATAAGGRGVDLILDSVGGDVLLAGIGLLAPGGRLVFYGSAGGGTEVPKVPVLDLIGLKFVTGFSLSAWQRLHPQQYSDGLAELTDHLMSGRLKAAVHARLPLVEAAKGHEIIESRAHQGRVVLLPRTA
- a CDS encoding cupin domain-containing protein, which translates into the protein MTIRPGKVIVRDEVEPVRWTVEEGRVLLRSADTGGLFSFFELTTPPGGGPPLHLHDGLDETFYVIEGAYDIQLGDRIHEARPGTLLYGPRGIGHGFRNISDGPSRMLCISTPGGTEAMFEGLAELLGRGTPPDRAAIEALVARHDVTYLGRPGEALTGVRAG
- a CDS encoding SDR family oxidoreductase, translated to MSQLTSNDDLKTLPPGTVALVTGANKGIGFQTARKLGSLGATVLVGARDRERGATAAAALGAEGIDAHALRLDVTDQDSVKAAADRIRQTFGKLDILVNNAGVLLDHGIPVVEVTVALLRDTYETNVFGAVAVTSAMVPLLRLSGRARIVNISSSLGSLGVNSAEPERLAPFQMLAYNSSKAALNALTLMYAQALKTDGIKVNAAEPGYVATDLNGHQGVGTAEEAAVTVTRLAVLGDDGPTATFQSETSHIPW